The Microbacterium maritypicum genome contains a region encoding:
- a CDS encoding LysR family transcriptional regulator, with amino-acid sequence MAKRSSGITLQHLTYYIEVAAEGSISAAADLLYVAQPTMSAAMKDLESRVGRTLLLRSARGVTLTTDGVEFLGYARQVVEQVALLEQRYLGRPPSRRLLGVSTQHYSFAVDALVRMVKATSAAEYEFSLRETRTWDIIEDVRTLRSELGILYRNDFNRNVIDKLLRDSGLAFHPLFVAEPHIFISRKNPLAARERVTLADLADVPRLTFDQGANNSFYFAEEILSTLSSPRDIRVSDRATIFNLMIGLDGYTISTGIISDDLDPEIVAIPLDIDEQIEIGWIGHSAIPLTEQAQRYLAELRTVVSGFGVELLG; translated from the coding sequence ATGGCCAAGCGCTCGAGCGGCATCACCCTGCAGCACCTCACGTACTACATCGAGGTCGCTGCGGAGGGCTCGATCAGCGCCGCCGCCGACCTGCTCTACGTCGCCCAGCCCACCATGTCCGCCGCGATGAAGGACCTCGAGAGCAGAGTGGGGCGCACGCTCCTGCTCCGCTCCGCCCGCGGCGTGACGCTCACCACCGACGGCGTGGAGTTCCTCGGATACGCCAGGCAGGTCGTTGAGCAGGTGGCACTCCTCGAACAGCGCTACCTCGGCCGACCGCCTTCGCGACGACTGCTCGGAGTGTCGACCCAGCACTACTCGTTCGCGGTCGACGCGCTGGTGCGGATGGTGAAGGCGACCTCGGCGGCGGAGTACGAGTTCTCGCTGCGGGAGACGCGCACGTGGGACATCATCGAAGACGTCCGGACCCTCCGCAGCGAGCTGGGGATCCTCTACCGGAACGACTTCAACCGCAACGTCATCGACAAGCTGCTCCGCGACTCCGGTCTCGCGTTCCATCCGCTCTTCGTCGCGGAACCGCACATCTTCATCTCCCGCAAGAACCCCCTCGCCGCTCGAGAGCGCGTGACCCTCGCCGATCTCGCCGACGTGCCCAGGCTCACCTTCGACCAGGGCGCCAACAACTCCTTCTACTTCGCCGAGGAGATCCTCTCCACCCTGTCGAGCCCGCGGGACATCCGCGTCTCCGACCGCGCCACCATCTTCAACCTGATGATCGGGCTCGACGGATACACCATCTCGACAGGCATCATCAGCGATGACCTCGATCCCGAGATCGTCGCCATCCCCCTCGACATCGACGAACAGATCGAGATCGGCTGGATCGGCCACTCGGCGATCCCCCTCACCGAGCAGGCGCAGCGCTACCTCGCCGAACTGCGCACCGTCGTCTCCGGCTTCGGGGTGGAACTGCTCGGCTGA
- a CDS encoding DUF1852 domain-containing protein, translating to MASEFTFRITTTRFDEDYSPSDNSRITTNFANLARGEHRQQNLRNALTMIDRRFNDLAHWDNPDRDRYTVELEIVSVAVQFAAEGEDQEFPLLEVLDIHVLDRLTGSRSHGIVGNNFSSYIRDFDFSVRLPAASEAAGGFSVPADFGELHGKLFQHFLDSEAYQERFTVSPVICISVSTSKTYRRTENHHPILGVEYEQKDPSLTDEYFGKMGLSVRYFMPRGSVAPLAFYFRGDLLGDYTNLQLIGTISTMETFQKIYRPEIYNANSEAASIYRPTLEQQDYSVTKIAYDRDERSRLATEQGQYADAHLMKPHGALLEQWAADYSDACLVPVG from the coding sequence ATGGCATCCGAATTCACCTTCCGCATCACGACCACCCGCTTCGACGAGGATTACTCGCCGTCGGACAACTCCCGGATCACCACGAACTTCGCCAACCTGGCGCGGGGGGAGCATCGTCAGCAGAATCTCCGCAACGCCCTGACGATGATCGACCGCCGATTCAACGATCTGGCGCACTGGGACAACCCGGACCGGGACCGCTACACCGTCGAACTCGAGATCGTCTCGGTGGCGGTGCAGTTCGCCGCGGAGGGTGAGGACCAGGAGTTCCCGCTGCTCGAGGTCCTGGACATCCATGTCCTCGACCGTCTCACCGGGTCGCGCAGCCACGGCATCGTGGGGAACAACTTCTCGTCCTACATCCGCGACTTCGACTTCAGCGTGCGACTGCCGGCGGCCAGCGAGGCCGCAGGAGGGTTCAGCGTTCCCGCCGACTTCGGCGAGCTGCACGGCAAGCTGTTCCAGCACTTCCTCGACTCGGAGGCCTATCAGGAGCGCTTCACCGTGTCGCCCGTGATCTGCATCAGCGTCTCGACGAGCAAGACCTACCGTCGCACCGAGAACCACCACCCGATCCTCGGCGTCGAGTACGAGCAGAAGGATCCCTCGCTGACCGACGAGTACTTCGGCAAGATGGGCCTCTCCGTCCGGTACTTCATGCCGCGCGGCAGCGTCGCGCCGTTGGCGTTCTACTTCCGCGGCGATCTGCTCGGCGACTACACGAACCTCCAGCTCATCGGCACGATCAGCACGATGGAGACGTTCCAGAAGATCTACCGGCCCGAGATCTACAACGCGAACTCGGAAGCCGCGAGCATCTACCGGCCGACCCTGGAGCAGCAGGATTACTCGGTGACCAAGATCGCCTACGACCGCGACGAGCGCAGTCGGCTCGCGACCGAGCAGGGGCAGTATGCCGACGCGCATCTCATGAAGCCGCACGGTGCCTTGCTCGAGCAGTGGGCCGCCGACTACTCCGACGCGTGCCTGGTCCCCGTCGGATGA